From Vanrija pseudolonga chromosome 1, complete sequence, a single genomic window includes:
- the SPCC1494.01_1 gene encoding UPF0676 protein, giving the protein MPIAVPLSSYEHVPETKAALDWADLPTIDLSLYDTEAGRAQLATTLIDAVRTKGFFYVTGFGIPQATVDRQFALGQEFYSLPLDEKLKYVPDLDNGEYNGYRPAGRRVLANGVRDRTEVYNIPKYQVPQEFPDVIKTNLDEIRDFQKLLHDKVLDPLLTLIAEALELPSDYLTNIHQYDVRTEDHLRYMLYSKYTPEEQERLLAGDGLYSQGHTDLGSITLLFRQPVAALQIKDHGTGDWKWAKPLDASLTVNTCDALSFLTGNYVKSTIHRVHLPPADQRHVDRLGLLYFARPHNDVRLNTVPSPRLQREGFTQNEFEREGLDVPTMGEFTQKKQTWQQKKSEAFRFRDGEEIVPGFKGRYHD; this is encoded by the exons atgCCCATCGCCGTCCCGCTGAGCAGCTACGAGCACGtccccgagaccaaggcgGCGTTGGACTGGGCCGATC TCCCCACGATCGACCTGTCGCTGTacgacaccgaggccggccgcgcgcagctggccACGACCCtcatcgacgccgtccgcACAAAGGGCTTCTTCTACGTCACGGGCTTTGGCATCCCGCAGGCGACTGTCGACCGGCAGTTTGCCCTCGGGCAGGAGTTCTACTCCCTCCCGCTGGACGAGAAGCTCAAGTACGTCCCAGACCTCGACAATGGCGAGTACAATGGGTACCGGCCTgccgggcggcgggtgcTTGCGAATGGCGTGCGTGATCGGACCGAGGTGTACAATATTCCca AGTACCAAGTTCCCCAGGAGTTCCCCGACGTCATCAAGAccaacctcgacgagatcCGCGACTTCCAGAAACTCCTCCATGACAAGGTCCTCGACCCCTTGCTCAcgctcatcgccgaggcgctcgagctgccgtCCGACTACCTGACCAACATCCACCAGTACGACGTGCGCACCGAGGACCACCTGCGCTACATGCTGTACTCAAAGTACacgcccgaggagcaggagcgcctgctggccggcgacgggctgTACTCGCAGGGCCATACCGACCTGGGGTCGATCACGCTGCTCTTCCGCCAgcccgtggcggcgctgcagaTCAAGGACCACGGCACAGGCGACTGGAAATGGGCgaagccgctcgacgcgagcCTGACTGTCAACACTTGCGACGCGCTGTCTTTCCTGACGGGGAACTACGTCAAGAGCACGATCCACAGGGTACACCTGCCGCCCGCGGACCAGCGGcacgtcgaccgcctcgggctGCTGTATTTCGCCCGCCCGCACAACGACGTGCGGCTGAACACGGTCCCGAGCCCCCGGCTCCAGCGCGAGGGCTTCACGCAGAAcgagtttgagcgcgagggcctcgacgtgCCCACCATGGGCGAGTTTACGCAGAAGAAGCAGACGTGGCAGCAGAAGAAGAGCGAGGCGTTCAGGTTTagggacggcgaggagattGTGCCGGGGTTCAAGGGGAGGTATCATGATTGA